The proteins below are encoded in one region of Levilactobacillus namurensis:
- a CDS encoding PH domain-containing protein, producing the protein MHTTKSLPPRIKRIWGYSALGSLLALLVITGLLWLAHQFWHWTPWLAVLGAILTVIEPVIEFALIPYRYRFSRYQITPTAVEMQSGWLFKKRLAIPIARVQNVTLNAGPLLQWQHLTQVTVATAATSHTIEGLELPVAQQLRDQIMQLAQEARHDPA; encoded by the coding sequence ATGCATACCACCAAGTCCTTACCACCGCGCATTAAACGTATCTGGGGTTACAGTGCCCTGGGCAGCCTACTAGCCCTCTTAGTCATCACGGGATTGCTCTGGTTAGCCCACCAGTTCTGGCACTGGACCCCCTGGTTAGCCGTTCTCGGAGCCATCCTGACGGTCATCGAACCCGTCATTGAATTCGCTCTAATTCCCTACCGTTACCGCTTCAGCCGCTACCAGATCACCCCGACCGCCGTAGAGATGCAGTCTGGTTGGCTCTTCAAGAAGCGCCTGGCCATCCCGATTGCCCGGGTCCAAAACGTCACGCTAAACGCCGGACCCCTACTTCAGTGGCAACACCTGACGCAGGTCACGGTCGCCACGGCTGCGACCAGCCACACCATCGAAGGCCTCGAGCTCCCCGTGGCCCAGCAGTTGCGAGACCAAATCATGCAGCTGGCTCAGGAGGCGCGCCATGACCCAGCCTAA
- a CDS encoding PH domain-containing protein: MTQPKHTHPLGYLQQTAKQLKEYWFLILLALWQWGNLSAFWRLIMVLALVTWLLVWPLLQWLTLTYLIEPTAVVVNSGIFIRHHQHIPYSRIQTVQRKQWFYLRPFHLEALQIETAGHQDDEPEVRLPAVPTTVADTLNAYRFDLPLTTDSVPATAQAAPETATPGLPDIRQRYVTDSHSMVLFALTGTGIIPLALVLLTLYGKLPHQWTDSLISDAAHWAVPLIIGGVILVLLVAWLGAFAWILIRYYHFTLTRTSSQLQVAKGLFQRNTITAPLARVQAVRCKQTILRQWLHLQTVQVLLASKAATDDDNDDLVILPAIVQSHLYTTLNPFIDWTPPMAPRLTQLIVPRPARWLLSRNAVLVVILPVLVVGWLWQPWGWLSALLIPLAILQGQYAARNTAGSLLTHQLLVLQTGHFWTRETFFVRKAQIQSLRVTWSVWMQKRQLAHLTVNIRHGNHNQEITLRYISAKQAERLYQWYKA, encoded by the coding sequence ATGACCCAGCCTAAGCACACGCACCCCTTAGGGTATCTCCAACAAACTGCTAAACAACTCAAAGAATACTGGTTCCTCATCCTACTGGCCCTCTGGCAGTGGGGCAACCTCTCGGCGTTCTGGCGGCTCATCATGGTGCTTGCCCTGGTGACCTGGCTACTGGTCTGGCCCCTATTGCAGTGGCTGACCCTGACCTACTTGATCGAACCCACCGCCGTGGTGGTCAACTCCGGTATCTTTATCCGACACCACCAGCACATCCCCTATTCTCGAATTCAGACTGTCCAGCGAAAACAGTGGTTCTACCTTCGACCGTTTCACCTCGAAGCCCTCCAGATTGAGACCGCTGGCCACCAAGACGACGAACCGGAAGTCCGGTTACCGGCGGTTCCCACCACCGTCGCCGACACCCTCAACGCGTACCGTTTCGATCTTCCACTGACTACCGATTCAGTTCCCGCGACCGCGCAAGCTGCGCCGGAAACAGCCACCCCGGGCTTACCGGACATCCGTCAACGCTACGTCACCGATTCCCACAGCATGGTCCTGTTCGCTTTGACCGGGACCGGCATCATCCCGCTGGCCCTGGTCCTACTGACCCTTTACGGCAAGTTACCGCATCAGTGGACCGACTCGTTAATCAGTGACGCTGCCCACTGGGCCGTTCCACTGATCATCGGCGGCGTCATTCTGGTCCTACTAGTGGCCTGGCTGGGAGCCTTCGCCTGGATCCTGATTCGCTACTACCACTTCACTCTCACCCGAACCAGCAGTCAGTTACAGGTCGCCAAGGGGCTCTTCCAGCGCAACACCATCACAGCGCCGCTGGCCCGAGTGCAAGCCGTTCGGTGCAAACAAACCATCCTGCGCCAATGGCTTCACCTCCAAACGGTCCAAGTCCTGCTGGCCTCCAAGGCAGCAACCGATGACGACAACGACGACTTGGTCATCCTACCAGCCATCGTTCAAAGTCACCTCTACACCACCCTCAACCCGTTCATTGACTGGACGCCCCCGATGGCCCCACGCCTGACCCAGCTCATCGTGCCCCGTCCGGCGCGCTGGCTGCTCAGCCGCAATGCCGTCCTAGTCGTAATCTTACCCGTTCTGGTCGTGGGGTGGCTCTGGCAACCCTGGGGTTGGCTCAGTGCGCTATTGATTCCCCTTGCCATCTTGCAGGGGCAATACGCCGCCCGTAACACCGCCGGCAGCCTGTTGACGCACCAGTTGCTGGTCCTCCAGACGGGCCACTTCTGGACTCGGGAGACGTTCTTCGTCCGCAAGGCTCAGATTCAATCCCTCCGGGTCACCTGGTCGGTCTGGATGCAAAAGCGCCAACTCGCCCACCTGACCGTCAACATCCGCCATGGTAATCACAACCAAGAGATCACGCTACGCTACATCAGTGCCAAGCAAGCGGAACGGCTTTATCAGTGGTACAAAGCCTAA
- a CDS encoding ABC transporter permease, with protein sequence MTKHLLALFWQRYRQRFWALLAISLVMGLILALLNVTTWNLSATDTLFGNQIHRWEPYLGSANATFSLYSYWLVFVFWLGGLFLMLLDRTENFNQFLFASGYRRSVIYWTKLGMSLVGLVAVAVITTLEQYLIYWLHVPHGVTLNLAWPGVLTSWALGLAMSLGMFALSWFAALIVGQTGPLMVTIGGFTISLIGVANIIQGLLHHWTNAQRDWLAVGLWLAASLILWVWGAGLFGRLSLEHNGEYLLFPKLRLPLYLVFVVYMTALFTINGTDLAAGVWTFVLTALFGYGWLWRPHWLEDWRQRHA encoded by the coding sequence ATGACAAAACACTTACTAGCGCTTTTCTGGCAACGGTATCGGCAACGCTTCTGGGCGTTACTGGCGATTTCACTGGTTATGGGCTTGATCCTGGCGTTATTGAACGTAACGACCTGGAATTTGTCGGCGACCGACACCCTATTCGGGAACCAAATTCACCGCTGGGAGCCCTACCTGGGTAGTGCCAACGCAACTTTTTCGCTGTATTCGTACTGGTTGGTCTTCGTGTTCTGGTTGGGCGGCTTGTTTTTAATGCTGCTGGATCGCACGGAGAACTTTAACCAGTTCTTATTCGCCAGCGGCTACCGCCGTTCGGTGATCTATTGGACCAAGCTGGGCATGAGCCTGGTGGGGTTAGTAGCGGTGGCGGTGATTACGACGCTGGAACAGTACCTGATCTACTGGCTGCACGTCCCGCATGGCGTCACCCTCAACTTGGCTTGGCCGGGTGTGCTGACTTCGTGGGCCCTAGGACTAGCGATGTCACTAGGAATGTTTGCCCTAAGCTGGTTTGCCGCGTTGATTGTGGGCCAGACTGGGCCATTGATGGTGACTATTGGCGGGTTTACCATCTCGTTGATTGGGGTTGCCAACATCATCCAGGGGCTGCTACACCATTGGACCAACGCCCAACGAGATTGGTTAGCCGTGGGACTCTGGTTAGCGGCTAGTCTGATTCTGTGGGTCTGGGGCGCCGGTCTGTTCGGCCGCCTCTCCCTGGAGCATAACGGGGAGTACCTGTTATTCCCTAAGTTGCGCTTACCGTTGTACCTGGTCTTCGTAGTCTACATGACGGCGCTGTTCACCATCAATGGGACGGACCTAGCGGCAGGGGTTTGGACCTTCGTCTTAACGGCGCTCTTCGGCTACGGCTGGTTGTGGCGCCCACACTGGTTAGAGGACTGGCGGCAACGCCATGCGTAA
- a CDS encoding ABC transporter permease, producing MQTSLMQLLWLHYRRRMGVLGVIAVLLGFWLAWSETGSWSHQLTGAIFDAQIHQWTVYTQATMGSLSLYPGGLLFMGLLVGLLLMNGDLKDHFNGFLFMSGYRRTTIYWHKALLGIGTLLAMALVTTVIHYAVYLSHLAPGQTFNLALPGLLTSWGYGFLQTVGFFTIGWFAALIVGQTGPLVITVAGFLVSLFGVVPVIERLWFPTQPVSAQADARLAGVLALGWLLAIVILLPWGAWLYRRLSLENDGHYLLFAGLRWPVFLVYVVYLGLIFVGNHVAWSPMTLIYAAFVVFGYLWLWRPHPLEWWRRRHTGIEK from the coding sequence ATGCAAACATCATTAATGCAACTTCTGTGGCTCCATTACCGACGCCGGATGGGGGTGCTGGGCGTGATTGCGGTGCTCTTGGGATTCTGGTTAGCCTGGTCGGAGACGGGCAGTTGGTCGCACCAGTTAACGGGCGCCATCTTTGATGCCCAGATCCACCAGTGGACCGTCTACACGCAAGCCACCATGGGGAGTCTGTCCCTGTATCCGGGCGGCCTCCTCTTCATGGGCCTGCTAGTCGGATTATTGCTGATGAACGGGGACCTCAAGGACCACTTCAACGGTTTCCTCTTCATGAGCGGCTACCGGCGCACCACCATTTATTGGCACAAAGCCTTGCTGGGCATCGGGACCCTCTTGGCGATGGCCCTAGTCACGACGGTGATCCACTACGCCGTCTACCTGAGCCACTTGGCGCCCGGACAAACGTTTAATCTGGCGCTCCCCGGCCTACTGACTAGTTGGGGGTACGGCTTCTTACAGACCGTTGGTTTCTTTACCATTGGGTGGTTTGCCGCGCTGATTGTGGGTCAGACCGGACCATTGGTCATCACCGTTGCCGGTTTTCTGGTATCCCTGTTTGGGGTGGTGCCGGTGATCGAACGACTCTGGTTTCCGACCCAACCAGTTAGCGCCCAAGCGGATGCGCGCTTGGCGGGCGTCCTGGCTCTGGGGTGGCTCCTGGCCATCGTGATTTTGTTGCCGTGGGGCGCGTGGCTTTACCGGCGGTTGTCGTTAGAAAATGACGGGCACTACCTGCTCTTTGCGGGACTGCGGTGGCCGGTCTTCCTGGTTTACGTGGTGTACCTGGGACTGATTTTCGTGGGCAACCACGTGGCCTGGTCACCCATGACCTTGATCTATGCCGCTTTCGTGGTCTTTGGGTACCTTTGGCTCTGGCGGCCGCACCCCTTGGAGTGGTGGCGCCGGCGGCATACTGGGATTGAGAAATAG
- a CDS encoding ABC transporter ATP-binding protein — translation MLHVNQLSKTIDHRPIIEEIDFTWRPGEIVGLVGRNGVGKTTLFRTMTNQYVADSGQVTIDDHDLQAEPQFQQHLFFIDTQYNFMGNYRLRELPDFYALVYTNFDRDRYVKLLQRFDLKLNDQYRRLSKGMRALVNVILALTSNATYIVLDEPFDGLDVIVRENIATMVIDEVADQTKGFLISSHDLNELDGLSDRVLLLKESRLAHDYNLEDVRATAKKVQLVFKDKVIPEVLKQNSKLIRVSGRVLVVAFPEYTDELDAQLRALQPVLFEELPLTLEDLFRANLSQDTGYQMMK, via the coding sequence ATGCTACATGTAAACCAGTTAAGTAAAACGATCGATCACCGACCGATTATTGAAGAGATTGATTTTACCTGGCGACCCGGTGAAATCGTGGGGTTGGTCGGCCGTAACGGGGTCGGGAAGACCACCCTTTTTCGGACCATGACCAACCAGTACGTTGCCGATAGTGGCCAGGTCACCATTGATGACCACGACCTCCAAGCGGAACCGCAATTTCAACAGCACTTATTCTTTATTGATACCCAGTACAACTTTATGGGCAATTATCGGTTGCGGGAATTACCCGACTTCTACGCGTTGGTCTACACGAACTTTGACCGTGACCGGTACGTCAAGTTGCTCCAGCGCTTTGACCTAAAATTGAACGACCAGTATCGCCGGCTGTCCAAGGGGATGCGGGCGTTGGTCAACGTGATCTTGGCGCTGACGTCGAATGCGACTTACATCGTCTTGGATGAACCGTTCGATGGCCTGGACGTCATCGTACGGGAGAACATCGCGACTATGGTGATCGACGAGGTCGCCGACCAGACCAAGGGCTTCTTGATCTCGTCGCACGACTTAAACGAACTAGACGGACTAAGCGACCGGGTCCTGCTCCTCAAGGAGAGTCGTTTAGCACACGATTATAACCTCGAAGACGTGCGGGCTACAGCCAAGAAGGTCCAGTTGGTCTTCAAGGATAAAGTGATTCCGGAAGTCTTGAAGCAAAACAGTAAGTTGATCCGGGTCTCCGGTCGTGTCTTGGTCGTGGCCTTCCCCGAATATACGGATGAGTTGGATGCCCAACTGCGGGCGTTACAACCGGTACTCTTCGAGGAATTGCCGCTGACCTTGGAAGACCTGTTCCGAGCGAACCTATCGCAGGACACGGGTTACCAGATGATGAAGTAG
- a CDS encoding GntR family transcriptional regulator, giving the protein MQLRDESSLPYYEQLVLRVKQQIVQGILQPGDRLPSVRDMARQEQLNPNTVSKAYKQLETQQVIMTIRGKGTYVRDTTTSGDNTAQITASKQRLLTLLTEIRYLGVPASDVISWIKTAYEEED; this is encoded by the coding sequence ATGCAACTTAGGGATGAATCCAGCCTGCCGTACTACGAGCAACTCGTGTTACGCGTCAAGCAACAGATCGTGCAGGGCATCCTGCAGCCCGGCGACCGGTTGCCGTCCGTGCGTGACATGGCGCGGCAGGAACAATTGAACCCCAACACAGTCAGCAAGGCCTATAAGCAATTAGAGACCCAGCAGGTCATCATGACCATTCGGGGCAAGGGGACCTACGTCCGGGACACCACAACGTCCGGAGACAACACCGCCCAGATCACGGCCTCTAAGCAACGCCTATTGACGCTGTTAACGGAGATTCGTTACTTGGGCGTCCCGGCGAGTGACGTGATATCCTGGATTAAAACGGCCTATGAGGAGGAAGATTGA